Proteins encoded by one window of Halobaculum halobium:
- a CDS encoding DUF7266 family protein has product MTGRGLGDTSAGGGRRCDRAVTPIVAKTLEIGLVVLFVGGLSTALFGGAVPDYRDAAADRVGDRALAGAATDVERAVPPPAASVHVERRVELPATIRGSGYRVVAAGEVLRLDHPNPSVDGTVRLALPERVSSVSGTWRSGAETVLRIVGETDHVSVELVSR; this is encoded by the coding sequence ATGACCGGGCGAGGTCTGGGCGACACGTCGGCCGGCGGCGGTCGTCGCTGCGATCGTGCGGTGACGCCCATCGTCGCGAAGACGCTTGAGATCGGGCTCGTCGTGCTGTTCGTCGGCGGGTTGTCGACGGCGCTGTTCGGCGGCGCCGTCCCCGACTACCGCGACGCCGCGGCCGATCGCGTCGGCGACCGGGCGCTCGCCGGCGCGGCGACGGACGTCGAGCGTGCCGTTCCGCCACCCGCCGCGTCGGTGCACGTCGAGCGACGCGTGGAGCTTCCGGCGACGATCCGCGGGTCGGGCTACCGGGTCGTCGCCGCGGGCGAGGTGCTACGCCTCGATCACCCGAACCCGTCAGTCGACGGGACTGTTCGGCTCGCGCTCCCCGAGCGCGTTTCGTCAGTGAGCGGCACGTGGCGAAGCGGCGCCGAGACTGTCCTACGGATCGTCGGCGAAACAGACCACGTGTCAGTCGAGTTGGTGAGTCGATGA
- a CDS encoding DUF7289 family protein, translated as MIPGDSDGSGRDGGRRARRGQSHVIGVALLLGITAVSMAGLTATVGTVVESNAAGVDAGRVSADLDAALSPVEVTGHHRGTVSYSDGRLHTVNRTVRVLNASGEVRRVEAGGVVWSSHGHRVAFVAGAVVRGPPGNAVMDADPPLATSAGTAVAGVAVLGDARFSYAGGGRVPLSTRVTHDRSAYGDGEWQIAVETATPRPWRAFFERRGATTSTRDFDGDGVDSVVARFPGTRELHLVVHRVHAEAGR; from the coding sequence GTGATCCCCGGCGACAGCGACGGTTCCGGGCGAGACGGCGGTCGCCGCGCCCGCCGCGGGCAGTCGCACGTTATCGGGGTCGCGCTGCTACTCGGGATCACCGCGGTCTCGATGGCCGGCCTCACGGCGACCGTCGGCACCGTCGTGGAGTCGAACGCCGCAGGTGTCGACGCCGGCCGCGTCTCAGCGGACCTCGACGCTGCACTCTCGCCGGTCGAAGTAACCGGCCACCACCGCGGCACCGTCTCCTACAGCGACGGACGCTTGCACACGGTGAACCGGACGGTCAGAGTACTGAACGCCAGCGGCGAGGTTCGGCGCGTGGAGGCGGGCGGCGTGGTCTGGTCGAGCCACGGCCACCGTGTGGCGTTCGTCGCCGGCGCGGTCGTCCGCGGTCCACCGGGGAACGCCGTCATGGACGCCGACCCGCCGCTTGCAACGTCAGCCGGGACGGCCGTCGCCGGCGTCGCCGTCCTCGGCGACGCGCGCTTCTCGTACGCCGGCGGCGGGCGCGTTCCCCTGTCGACGCGCGTGACCCACGATCGCAGCGCCTACGGCGACGGCGAGTGGCAGATAGCCGTCGAGACCGCCACGCCGCGACCGTGGCGGGCGTTCTTCGAGCGCCGCGGGGCGACCACGAGTACCCGCGACTTCGACGGAGACGGCGTCGACAGCGTCGTCGCCCGCTTTCCGGGAACCCGTGAGTTACACCTCGTCGTCCACCGAGTACACGCGGAGGCGGGGCGATGA
- a CDS encoding type II secretion system F family protein — protein MSTSFDVYVARAYGLSWVACAVVTAWALPVVSAVPAPLAGLVTAVGDSLLGVGTVPPLYVAAAVAGLAGTAAKYATIRLAGARLRWRMKARRNGIERTLPGAARFLTALSSGSDGPRAMLRRVADNDAYGETAVSIRAALTTASLTGSLNEGIGRVARDTPSRDALAPFLLKFREHAAQGDDALAGYLTLESRMLGHRSEQTRKRNADMMELVAELFVVLLVLPALLVIVLTVMSVLTPGLSAEITTPLGTASRRAIAVYGAAGAVLVFGAGAAAFVADLRPADQRASYAPPRDPLALLRSVPTNPASAAVALVPLGVVALGVLLVNGVDAANAALLAYAAYAVPVGGVALRRGRIDDAKDREISDFVHAVAGRVALGEPLAAAVEHAAENVDLGQLDPDVADLAFALGIGGGREEDVRIGALQRFTERVGTPLSAQTIGLVSGALDAGSDADAVFETLQAEVGRLYHEKRALRANMFVYVAVGWTTALLVVGIVVAVNLTVLDGFADLASLSTGGGALDPTAVDPERDRHRFYVVAQATVLSSGLFAGAAGRGGYAVLLHSGALVGVCYVVFAVAGLL, from the coding sequence ATGTCGACGAGCTTCGACGTGTACGTCGCGCGGGCGTACGGGCTTTCGTGGGTCGCGTGCGCGGTCGTCACCGCCTGGGCGCTCCCGGTCGTCTCCGCTGTGCCGGCGCCCCTCGCGGGTCTCGTCACGGCAGTCGGCGACAGCCTTCTCGGCGTCGGCACGGTCCCACCGCTGTACGTCGCCGCCGCGGTCGCCGGGCTCGCGGGGACCGCCGCCAAGTACGCGACGATCCGGCTGGCCGGTGCTCGCCTTCGGTGGCGCATGAAGGCGCGCCGAAACGGAATCGAACGAACGCTTCCGGGGGCGGCGCGGTTCCTCACGGCGCTGTCGTCGGGGAGCGACGGACCGCGGGCAATGCTGCGGCGCGTCGCCGACAACGACGCCTACGGCGAGACCGCCGTCTCGATCCGCGCCGCGCTCACCACCGCGTCGCTCACGGGGAGTCTGAACGAGGGGATCGGCCGGGTCGCTCGCGATACCCCGTCGCGCGACGCGCTCGCGCCGTTCTTGTTGAAGTTCCGCGAGCACGCCGCGCAGGGAGACGACGCGCTGGCCGGCTACCTCACGCTGGAGTCGCGAATGCTCGGGCACCGGAGCGAACAGACGCGCAAGCGCAACGCGGACATGATGGAACTCGTCGCGGAGCTGTTCGTGGTGTTGCTCGTGCTCCCCGCACTGCTCGTCATCGTCCTCACGGTGATGAGCGTGCTCACGCCCGGATTATCGGCGGAGATCACGACGCCGCTGGGAACGGCCAGCAGACGCGCGATCGCGGTGTACGGGGCCGCAGGGGCCGTCCTCGTCTTCGGCGCCGGAGCGGCCGCGTTCGTCGCTGACCTCCGTCCCGCGGATCAACGGGCGAGCTACGCGCCCCCGCGAGACCCGTTGGCGCTGCTGCGGTCGGTGCCGACAAATCCCGCGAGCGCCGCCGTCGCGCTCGTACCGCTTGGAGTCGTCGCGCTGGGCGTGCTGCTCGTGAACGGCGTCGACGCGGCGAACGCCGCGCTCCTCGCGTACGCTGCCTACGCCGTTCCCGTGGGCGGAGTGGCGCTCCGTCGCGGCCGGATCGACGACGCGAAAGACCGCGAGATCAGCGACTTCGTGCACGCCGTCGCCGGCCGCGTCGCTCTCGGGGAACCGCTGGCTGCGGCGGTCGAACACGCGGCCGAGAACGTCGACCTCGGCCAACTGGACCCGGACGTCGCCGACCTCGCGTTCGCGCTCGGGATCGGTGGCGGGCGCGAGGAGGACGTACGGATCGGGGCGCTGCAGCGGTTCACCGAACGCGTCGGGACGCCGCTGTCCGCACAGACGATCGGACTCGTCTCGGGTGCGCTCGACGCCGGCAGCGACGCGGACGCGGTGTTCGAGACGCTCCAGGCCGAGGTCGGCCGGCTGTACCACGAGAAGCGCGCACTCCGCGCAAACATGTTCGTCTACGTCGCCGTCGGCTGGACGACCGCACTGCTCGTGGTCGGGATCGTCGTCGCGGTGAACCTCACCGTCCTCGACGGGTTCGCCGACCTGGCGTCGCTGTCGACCGGCGGCGGCGCGCTGGACCCGACCGCCGTCGATCCCGAACGGGACCGGCACCGATTCTACGTGGTCGCGCAGGCGACGGTTCTCTCGTCGGGGCTGTTCGCGGGCGCGGCCGGTCGCGGCGGCTACGCGGTGCTGCTGCACTCCGGCGCGCTCGTGGGTGTCTGTTACGTGGTGTTCGCAGTCGCGGGGTTACTGTGA